In Falco cherrug isolate bFalChe1 chromosome 5, bFalChe1.pri, whole genome shotgun sequence, one DNA window encodes the following:
- the MYF6 gene encoding myogenic factor 6, whose product MMMDLFETGSYFFYLDGENGALQQLEMAEGSPLYPGSDGTLSPCQDQMPPEAGSDSSGEEHVLAPPGLQPPHFPGQCLIWACKTCKRKSAPTDRRKAATLRERRRLKKINEAFEALKRRTVANPNQRLPKVEILRSAISYIERLQDLLHRLDQQEKMQEIGGDPFSFSPKQGNIPSSDFLSTCSSDWQSVSDHSRALGASPKEGGSIVESAASSSLRCLSSIVDSISSDKPKLPSAEEVVEK is encoded by the exons ATGATGATGGACCTTTTTGAAACTGGTTCCTATTTCTTCTACTTGGACGGGGAGAAtggagccctgcagcagctggagatggcAGAGGGATCCCCGCTGTACCCAGGCAGTGATGGCACCTTGTCCCCCTGTCAGGACCAAATGCCGCCAGAGgctggcagtgacagcagcgGAGAGGAGCATGTGCTAGCACCCCCGGGACTACAACCCCCTCACTTCCCCGGCCAGTGCTTGATCTGGGCTTGTAAAACTTGCAAGAGAAAGTCGGCCCCCACAGACAGACGGAAAGCAGCCACCCTGCGGGAGAGAAGGAGACTGAAGAAGATCAACGAAGCCTTCGAGGCGCTGAAAAGGCGGACTGTGGCGAACCCCAACCAGAGGCTGCCCAAGGTGGAGATCTTGAGGAGCGCCATTAGCTACATCGAGAGGCTGCAGGACCTCTTGCACAGGCTGGATCAGCAGGAGAAAATGCAGGAGATCGGGGGGGACCCCTTCAGCTTCAGCCCCAAGCAGGGAAAT ATCCCCAGTTCAGACTTCCTGAGCACCTGCAGCTCCGACTGGCAAAGCGTTTCTGACCATTCCCGAGCCCTCGGAGCCAGCCCCAAGGAAG GAGGCTCCATCGTCGAGTCGGCGGCCTCCAGCAGCCTTCGCTGCCTCTCTTCTATAGTGGACAGTATTTCTTCCGACAAGCCCAAACTGCCCAGCGCGGAGGAGGTGGTGGAGAAATAA